Within Zootoca vivipara chromosome 10, rZooViv1.1, whole genome shotgun sequence, the genomic segment ATGGAAGGAATTTGCTTTCCAGAAATATCTCTCAGAATTGATCAGCTGTGCGTGTTACGCAGTTGACAGTTGTCCCTGGGGGACCCAGCATCTTTTGAGCAGAATGTCCCAGCAACACTCCCTGGTCTTACATTCCTCAGATGTATAAATGTGGGGATGCAACCGCCTTCAGTTGACCCATGGGTATTCTGAGTGGTTTTATAAAAAAGGCTACAGCCAACCTTCCTTGCCTATATTGGCTGTTCTCTCAACACCTTCATTGTTTTAGTTTCAGAAATTGTATCAGATGTACTCGATGACTCTGGAAGCTTGGGAGTGTCTCTTGGGAGCTTAAAAAGGAAATGGGCCCAGTAAGGAAGGGGCACTTAGTTTCCCAATAAGTTAAGCCCTTTgtctcagtgccggatttatgtatacaAGCTAAACAAGGtaggcttagggccccactcttttgggtCCCCCCAAaacaattaaaggaaaaaaaccctggatgtacatttccaattgtatttcagttcaacaattacttggataaaatacgcattttgttatgtgcaaatggctctaGATATCTATTAGCtccctaaattaccatatagcatatattcaacacaaaaagcagcaacaatttgttgttgacaaaggacagctggacatgtaaagggccccattaccttcagtagcttaggacctcatcaaacctaaatccggccctgctttgTCTTCTCCAAGATGTGAAGCCTGGTTTTATGCAATTTATGCTGATAGTTTATGCCATCTTTGACTGATACTATGATCATCTGCTATTTGTGTTCTTCTGTTtacagggattattattatttattatttattattattattactattattattgctgctgctgctgctactactactactactactactactacagaagTGTGCCTCCTCCCTAAAACTAGGCACTAACCCAAGTTGCTGCCCCTGAACACTAGTAGTGGACATTGAAACAAATGTTCTCCTTCAAGGGATGCTACAGCCACATGTTTCAAATGAGCATGGCCAGCTGAACAGACTACTTGGTGGGGAACTCCGGCAAGCACTGTCCAAGCTATGGATGCAGAATGCTGGAGTTCAGAGCCAATTCTTGTTCACACCAATGGACTGAGATCAGATGGTGAGAACTacctatgacaggcatccccaaacttcggccctccagatgttttggactacaattcccatcttccccgaccactggtcctgttagctaaggatcatgggagttgtaggccaaaacatatggagggccacagtttggggatgcctgacctatgagTTTCATGCTTTCCTCCTACAAAGAAATGCTGTGGTGTTCCAGATGCTAAAGActcacaactcccaccaacctcgGGTAGCATGGACAAttgttaggggtgatgggaattgtagtccacaaacatTTGGATTGTCTTCAGTGCTTCCTGTGTGTAGTTCTGCTAGCCTAACCCTACttgccgtatttttccgtgtataagactaggtttcccccccttaaaaataatgtcaaaaattaaggggcatcttatacacggatatatctctccccctttcccttaaatctgagtccccaaaaatagggggtgacttatacatgggggtgtcttatagatggaaaaatacggtaccctGTTCTTCAGGACGGTTTCTGCTTCACaactctttgtaaactgcttagaagcctattttggcattaagcaccctaaaaatataaataaattaaaaaaaatctcagcaaTACCAATTAACTTATCCAaacatgattttatttttttccagttttgaACAAGTTTACAATGAACATGTTAAAGGACATGCTGGGAGTATCATTGTATTTTCTTACTGTTCCCAGTCACGTAATTATTTGCTTCCAGTGTTTGATTAGCAACTCTTCAGCTAAAGCCTTCAGCATGACAGACTCCAAATAGCAGATCATTAATTTTAAAATCACAGTAAAATACATTGCAGTGGACAGCCTGAAATCAGTTATCGGCCTAAAACCCTAATCTATACACTAGAACACTTTAAAGGCCTGGGGGAAAGGTTTTTCACCAGGAGTCCCATCTCACACCACACACCCCAGGCAAAAGGCtggggatttattttattttcaatatgttttatttaaatttgaaAGAAAATACAAAGATTAATATCGGGTATATTTTTTGCCAAGCTTaaaaaactaatctaaataaaaacacagatcagaaaggaaaaaggaaaaacaagatgaaaagaaaagagaaaagagcatCCAATTCTTCATCTGTATGTATTCAAGATATCTACTCCAAGATAACAGCCAGCAAATTTactttctataaaccaatatTATCTTAAATCCTCAAACCCAAATATCATAAGCTTATTTTCTATTTCATGCAAAAAGTGTGTAAGAGGTTTCCAGTCTTCAGTAAATGTTGACTgatttttctctgattaaacacaTAAACTTTGCCATTTCAGCTAAGTCCAATAATTTTAACATCCATTCCTCCACTGTAGGGAATGATTATTCTTTTCATCTGTGTGCACTTAAAAGTCTCACACTGTAATCATATATTGAAATAAAGTTTTATCATCTTTTTCTAACTGTATATCCATAAGTCCCAGCAGGAGGAGCCCTGGTTTCAGTTGAAACATTAACCTTCAAAATTCTCTGTATTCGTGTATGCATTTGTATCCATAATTTTTTAGCTTTTATACACATCCACCAGGCATGATAAAATGTCTGGGGAATTAATTTTAGAGATGGGGCACGACATTAGAATTGACCTTGTTTTAAGCACTGTTCTCTAGCTATAGTCTGATCTGCTTCTCCAAGCTCCCTGATGATACTGGAAGCAGAAAGGTTGGAGGATgaatggcggctaatggattgaggttgaatcctgacaagaccgaagtactgttttggggggacggggcaggtgggtgtggaggactccctggtcctgaatggggtaactgtgcccctgaaggaccaggtgtgcagcctgggagtaattttggactcgcagctatccatggaggtgcaggtcaattctgtgtccagggcagctgtctaccagctccatctggtacgcaggctgccagagtggtgcatgctctggttatctctcacttggactactgcaacgcactctacatggggctacctttgaaactacaactaatccagaatgcagcagttagactggtgactgggagtggctgccaaaaccatataacaccggtcttgaaagacataataaatattattattattattaataataataataataataatacactgcccatctggctaggttcccccagccactctgggcagcttccaacgaaatattaaaatacagaaactcatcaaacagggctgccttcagatgtcttctaaaagtctggtagttgttgttctctttgacatctagtgggagagggtgttccacagggcgggtgccactaccgagaaggccctctgcctggttccctgtaacttggcatcTCACAgcaaggaaaccaccagaaggcccttggcgctggacctcagtgtccgggtagaatgatgggggtggagaacctACATTGgcacccagtacgtttccgagcacaattcaaaatgttggtgctaacctttaaagccctaaatggcctcggcccagtatacctgaaggagcatctcaacccccatcgttctgcctagacattgaggccttctggcggttccctcactgcgagaagcgaagttgcaaggaactaggcagagtgccttctcggtagtggcgcccgcctgtggaacaccctcccatcagaagaaataaacaactatctgacatttagaagacatctgaaggcatccctgtttagggaagtttttaatggctgatgttttaagtatttttaatttttttgttggaagctgcccagagtggctggggaaacccagccagatgggtggggtataaataataaattattactattactatccaGAAGGAGGAATAATCATGTCTACTGCCTGGGCTGATGTTCACAACCAATGAGCTCACAAAGTGGTTGGGGTCCATTTCAGTCCCATTCTTCTTTCAGTTCTATGTAGAACTCTGTCAGATTCTGCACCATCTCCTCCAACTTATTAGCCTTGGCTCTGAGCTCATCTGCCTTTTCTGTCTTGGCCCCTTTTGACAAGTCTATGGCATCCTTAGCAATGCAGTAAGCATCCACTGCAAGAAACAACCCAGACAGCACACACCCTGCCACTCTAGCAGACTTGCTCACTGCGAGGGCAGTTCCTTTAAATGCCTCATCGACCTGGTCAATCCCCTTGATTGCATTCCTGGCTACGGTCTCTACTGTACTTGCTTCCTTGGCCAAAGTCTTCAAGGCAGGATTAGCACGAACCATCGCCAATGCCTCTACATTTGCTGCAATGTCTGTCGCTTGGTCAACCACTCTTGGAATGCTCCGAACAAGAGCAGAACCCGAAGTGATTGCCATTTTGGCTACTTCCAAATTAGTGTCGTCATCTGGGGGCAGTTGATAGTTGAAACCAATTTTCTCGAGGCTCAGCGCCATTCTTAGGCTTTCCTCGCATTCCTTTACCAGTTCCTGcgattttttcttttcctttgaatGAATAATGCACTTGGACAAACCAGCAGAGATGCTAGTTACTCCTGACGCTATCCCTAAGCCCATGCTTGTGGCTGTCAGGATTAAACTTGCGCCTGCTGTTACAGGGACCAAGGCCAGTCCCACGATGGACAAGACACCAGAAGCTGCACTTACAGAGCTGGCAGTAACGCTGGCAATGGTGCAATCCTTATGGGTCTTGTCAATGTCGTCTGCCCTTTCCCGAAGGCATTGGATGTACATCTCGATCTCATTTTTCTTCTCAGGGAATTCTTTGAGAAAATGAGCAATAGCTTCATCAAGAGCTTTCTCTGAAGGCATCTTTCCTGCATTTCTGCAAatataaatacatattaaaaGGAAGCTAAAAGAtaggtgtccccccccaaaaaaaacacaatttcctGCATCCCCTACAAATCTGTGCTTCCTGAGAAAGCAGACATAAAACAAATGTGTATGATGCATATAATTACAGAAACATGTagaattcagtacagtggtacctcgacttacgaatgaccctacttacgaaaaatttgacttacaaataaaaaaaattggcgcgtgcttacaaatttttcgacatccgaaggccGGATGGGGCCCTTGCCACCGCCACTAGCCGGCCTCCCGCCGGATCGCCACTTCCTATGCTCGgtctatggccggatcgggcccccgccgccgccactagCCAGCCTCCCttggtgagcagcagcagcagcagcaaaagaggagGGAGAGCGGGATGCGCGCGAGAGAGGGGGCGATGGGGCGCTCCTGCCAGCCGGCCTCCGGGTTGCAGCACTCGCCGCCTCCCTCGGAACGCACGCAACGGTGGCGGCGCCCAGCAACTAACCCCCAGGCGGGGAAGAGGCGACGACCACCGCCAGGCATGTCTGACCCCCTGCGCAGGACCCTCTCCAAGCTGAGGCAGGCGGGCACAGTGAGGGGCGGCGGGGGATGCCGCCGGGCACCCCAGCGGAGGCGGTATCCTTCGAAGTCGAGCCCAGCAGAATCTGGCGCGCCCAGGAAACAGGGCGCCGTGCGCTCTTGGCAGCGGCACGGTCTTCGCGCCCCACCTGGAGGAGCCCGCACTGAGGGAGACGGAGGCTTGGTCCCGGCGGGGGAAGGCAGCGGATTCGGCACCTTAGGAAAAATCCCCCGGAGCCACCCTAGCTCGCCTTTGCCCACCCGctgccctcctccttctcctcggCTGGAAGTAGCCATGATGCTTGAAGTTGGTCTTTCTCGTGTGGGGACTTTAAAGTTTTTTGCACAAAAACCTGGGTTTCTTGGTCTTTTTTctaggctccggaacgaattaatccgtttccaatgctttcctatgggaaaccacgattcgacttacgaatttttcgacataagaatgtgcattcggaacggattaaatttgtaagtcgaggtaccactgtacttacgaatgtttctgcttacgaacagagctctgtccaccatcttggatgcagtttagatagggttgcttcgacttacgaattttttctcccaatgcattcctatgggattcgacttacaatttttttttgacttacgaatgtgcgttcggaacgcattaaattcgtaagtagaggcaccactgtattttaattgaacaTCTCTTATGGAAAATGGTCTTTGGCTGCAATTCTAAAAAGTGGCCGGGGGAAGAGAACAAAAGGCAGATGACCAAATACATCCCATGCTCTGCTAGGCTCTTTCTACAAGGCAGAAGCGATGGTGGCACAGTGCTCTGCTGCTCATCTcccgttttgtttttgcattttaattccaCCCCCCAATTCACTTCCTGAGCTCCAGAACTGGCACTGCTTCCCTCCTGTTTGGGGGCTTATTTTGGGAGAGTGGGTAAGCTACGGGTCCTTTAGATCAGTATGTTCCCCCAATCTGTTCCCTGCACACACCCTGACATAAGAGCAGCTTAATGCTTTGGGGGgtttctgaaatgctggagaggagaTCTATGAGGTTGGGTCTCCCATTCTGCCTGCAAAAGAGTGGGATCTGAGTCCCTGGGACGTCCCACCTAGCATGGTCTGGAGGAACATGGAAGCACCTGGTGAACAGGGTGCTACTATGAATTTGAAATGATAAATGCCCCTTGTTAGACTTTCCTGTTTTGATTTCGCCTGATGTTTTAATGGCAGGGGTTCAGCCATTTGAGTTAACTTGTATTGATCTGGAAGTCCATTTGGGAGCTTTAGTTCATATTTGCTTGCTACTGGTGTGGGCTTTTAATTATAGCCGATTTAAATCTGAGGAGAAAATTTAAATCAGGAGaaaattgggtgggtgggtggggggagacccAGCCAAAAGATTGGGAAGTGGGTGCCAAAGTTTCCTGGGTAGTagtacagtatttatattttGTAATACAGCATGGCCTGTGATCTGCTTTCTTTCTATTCTTAGTATAAAAGCTGTACAGGCATTACACAGGGTGCATCTTAAATGGGGCTGCTAACACCCCTTGGAAGATGGGGGAAAGGGCTGCCCTCTTTTTCCTCTGCACAATATCCCTGGTCTTTCTCCATTTACTCAGCTGGGAAGTGTGAAGCCTCCCACTACTTTTTTTTCTAGtttataacacacacaaacacacacacttacttttcaagtttatacttTCGATAGTTTtaaacatttcactaattttacattcattttgatatttcaaaacttgacttccatcCCCCTTTTTCTGCGGTTCGTTAAATTtattcttctgcatatccaaattaacttaatttgctcatttattcatcttctttaaatacagACTCTTATAacactgcaggttgttacaataatcctgccaatgtttttatctgtttataatttatttgtaaatattcaataaaccatttgcattcatctctctctctctctctctctctctatatatatatatatatatattcttgatttcttattattccagtaagtttcgccatttctgcatattccataagtttttgtttccattcttcctttattgggacttctgcttctttccattttggggcaagtaacattcttgctgctgtagtaggatacatgaataagtttctatacattttaggtagttctgtccctataattcccaaaagaaaagcttctgatttttttttttacaaaggttactttaagcatccttttcatttcattatatatcatttcccagtaaacttTGACCTTACtataagaccaccacatatgctaaaaagaaccttctttctaattacatttccaacacttgatttagatttatacatttttgtgaACTTCctcagtgttagataccatcgatacatcattttcatatgatTTTCTCTTAGACCATTTCTCTTATACTATTTTTCCCAAGCATGctataaattttatatccatattccacaatcgttcccataCTTCCATATCTacaattgtaccttggaagtcgaatggaatctgttccggaagtctgtttggcttccaaaacattcagaaagcaaagcgcggcttctgagcCAGAAaactcctgcagtcaattggatgcccccgtcggacgttcgacttccaaaaatagttcgcaaac encodes:
- the LOC118091464 gene encoding apolipoprotein L6-like isoform X2, which produces MPSEKALDEAIAHFLKEFPEKKNEIEMYIQCLRERADDIDKTHKDCTIASVTASSVSAASGVLSIVGLALVPVTAGASLILTATSMGLGIASGVTSISAGLSKCIIHSKEKKKSQELVKECEESLRMALSLEKIGFNYQLPPDDDTNLEVAKMAITSGSALVRSIPRVVDQATDIAANVEALAMVRANPALKTLAKEASTVETVARNAIKGIDQVDEAFKGTALAVSKSARVAGCVLSGLFLAVDAYCIAKDAIDLSKGAKTEKADELRAKANKLEEMVQNLTEFYIELKEEWD
- the LOC118091464 gene encoding apolipoprotein L6-like isoform X1, with product MSKFQRNAGKMPSEKALDEAIAHFLKEFPEKKNEIEMYIQCLRERADDIDKTHKDCTIASVTASSVSAASGVLSIVGLALVPVTAGASLILTATSMGLGIASGVTSISAGLSKCIIHSKEKKKSQELVKECEESLRMALSLEKIGFNYQLPPDDDTNLEVAKMAITSGSALVRSIPRVVDQATDIAANVEALAMVRANPALKTLAKEASTVETVARNAIKGIDQVDEAFKGTALAVSKSARVAGCVLSGLFLAVDAYCIAKDAIDLSKGAKTEKADELRAKANKLEEMVQNLTEFYIELKEEWD